A stretch of DNA from Spirochaetota bacterium:
GCGATCGCGCGCGGGGAAGGCCTGGTCGTCGCGACCGTGATGCCGGGCTCGTTTGGCGCGCCTGACAATGCGTGCGCGGGATCGCCGGAGGTGTATCGGCGCCCCGCCCCCGGGCCGTGGATGTGGACGCACACGGTGAGCGAACGCGTCACGGGAAGCGGGAGCCAGGATTTTTCAAGCGCGGAGGTGATCGTGTCCGCGGGGAAGGGCATGCAGAAAAAGGAAAACGTGGAGCTCGCACGGGAGCTCGCGAAGCGCTTTCCGCGATCGGCGGTGGGCGGTTCCAGGATCGCCTGCGACCTGGGCTGGCTGGGATACGAATCGCAGATAGGAATTACCGGCAGGAGCGTCGCCCCCCGGCTCTACATCGCCTGCGGCATCTCGGGCGCGTTCCAGCACGTCTCGGCGATCCGGGGTTCGCGCTACATTGCGGCGATCAACCGCGACCCGTGGGCGGCGATATTCCGGGAGGCCGATATCGGCGTGGTGGAAGACGCTGTTCATTTCATCCCCCTCCTTATCGCCGAGATCGATCGCAGAAAGGGAACGTCCTGAACCGCGCTTTTTATTGACATTTCGCGGGAATCATGCGGAAATCCACCTGCATCGCGGAACTCACGAAAATAAGGCCGCGATGGTGCGGGAAGGAGAACGCTC
This window harbors:
- a CDS encoding electron transfer flavoprotein subunit alpha/FixB family protein, which translates into the protein MTRVLIVLAERAQGPAPFAMAGELAACARAFGGNDAEIALALLGGGTEEMTTELSRATGCPVYSFEYPHGAVYSCETCTTALAALARETGASVVLVPHTPRGYDFAPRLAARLGAACVTGVEGIERNGDTVRFSRSACFGKLRAAIARGEGLVVATVMPGSFGAPDNACAGSPEVYRRPAPGPWMWTHTVSERVTGSGSQDFSSAEVIVSAGKGMQKKENVELARELAKRFPRSAVGGSRIACDLGWLGYESQIGITGRSVAPRLYIACGISGAFQHVSAIRGSRYIAAINRDPWAAIFREADIGVVEDAVHFIPLLIAEIDRRKGTS